From Neisseria musculi, the proteins below share one genomic window:
- a CDS encoding DUF4198 domain-containing protein yields the protein MKKTALFALMALFCSTAAQAHRVWVETAHTHGGEILKAELGYGEFPDMELIAQERLHIFSKPMQLITEKGKEDLVQKGQYNYQYQSKKPVKEGSYLVTAEYRPTFWSKNKAGWKQASIREMSDADYCEQTRMYGKNIVNVGHESADTKIITRPVGQGLEIVPLDNPANVHVGGRFKVRVLFNGEPLPGAAVTATFDGFDTGSRSNHKVEAQAFYDKTGDDGSVDIIPLRQGFWKASVEHKIDFPDPKICGKQASYTTLTFQIGHQAH from the coding sequence ATGAAAAAAACAGCCTTATTTGCCTTGATGGCGTTGTTTTGCTCAACTGCCGCCCAAGCCCACCGCGTGTGGGTGGAAACTGCGCATACGCACGGCGGCGAAATCCTGAAGGCCGAATTGGGATACGGTGAGTTCCCCGATATGGAGCTGATTGCTCAAGAGCGCCTGCACATTTTCAGCAAACCTATGCAGCTTATCACCGAGAAAGGAAAAGAAGATTTGGTGCAGAAAGGGCAGTATAACTATCAATACCAAAGCAAAAAGCCCGTGAAAGAGGGCAGCTATTTGGTTACCGCCGAATACCGGCCTACTTTTTGGTCGAAAAATAAAGCCGGTTGGAAGCAGGCCAGTATCAGAGAAATGTCTGATGCCGATTATTGCGAACAAACGCGTATGTATGGCAAAAATATTGTCAATGTCGGCCATGAAAGCGCCGATACTAAAATCATCACCCGCCCGGTGGGACAGGGTTTGGAGATTGTGCCGCTGGACAACCCCGCCAATGTGCATGTGGGCGGGCGCTTTAAGGTGCGGGTGCTGTTTAACGGCGAACCGCTGCCGGGTGCTGCTGTTACCGCCACGTTTGACGGCTTTGACACCGGTAGCCGCAGCAACCATAAAGTGGAAGCACAGGCGTTTTACGATAAAACCGGCGATGACGGCAGTGTAGATATCATCCCGCTGCGCCAAGGTTTCTGGAAAGCCAGTGTTGAGCATAAAATTGATTTTCCTGATCCGAAAATCTGCGGGAAACAGGCAAGCTATACTACGCTCACATTCCAAATCGGCCATCAGGCACACTAA
- a CDS encoding Na(+)-translocating NADH-quinone reductase subunit A, which produces MIRIKKGLDLPIAGRPEQTIYPGAAVSEVAVLGEEYVGMRPSMKVQEGDKVKKGQVLFEDKKNPGVVFTAPAPGTVAAIHRGKKRVLQSVVIAVEGDEQVSFDHYSPEALERLSGEEIRRNLLASGLWTALRTRPFSKVPAADAEPAAIFVNAMDTNPLCADPQIVIRERADDFTRGLLVLSRLTANKIHVCKAAGADIPVSDGRNIAVHEFGGPHPAGLPGTHIHFIEPVGAGKTVWTVNYQDVIAIGHLFATGELDVSRVVSLAGPQVKQPRLLRTVLGAKISDLTAGELKDGENRVISGSVLSGAAAVGAHDYLGRYHNQISVIAEGRVKELFGWVVPSAGKYTVTRTTLGHFLKNKLFDFTSAVNGGKRAMVPIGTYERVMPLDILPTLLLRDLIVGDTDSAQALGCLELDEEDLALCSFVCPGKYEYGTLLRNVLDKIEKEG; this is translated from the coding sequence ATGATTAGAATTAAAAAAGGGCTGGATCTGCCGATTGCAGGCCGGCCGGAACAAACCATCTACCCGGGCGCCGCCGTCAGCGAAGTGGCCGTACTCGGCGAAGAATATGTGGGTATGCGCCCTTCTATGAAGGTTCAGGAAGGCGACAAAGTTAAGAAAGGCCAAGTGCTGTTTGAGGATAAGAAAAACCCGGGCGTGGTGTTTACCGCTCCGGCCCCAGGCACAGTTGCCGCCATCCACCGCGGCAAAAAACGGGTATTGCAATCGGTGGTGATTGCCGTGGAGGGCGATGAGCAGGTTTCATTCGACCACTATTCCCCCGAAGCCCTCGAGCGTTTGAGCGGTGAAGAAATCCGCCGCAACCTGCTTGCCTCAGGCTTATGGACGGCATTGCGCACCCGCCCTTTCAGCAAAGTGCCTGCCGCCGATGCCGAGCCTGCCGCTATTTTCGTCAATGCGATGGACACCAACCCGCTCTGTGCCGACCCGCAAATCGTGATTCGGGAACGCGCCGATGATTTCACCCGCGGCTTATTGGTTCTGAGCCGCCTCACCGCCAATAAAATCCATGTCTGCAAAGCCGCCGGCGCCGATATTCCGGTTTCAGACGGCCGCAATATCGCCGTTCACGAATTCGGCGGCCCGCATCCGGCCGGCTTGCCGGGCACCCATATCCACTTTATCGAACCGGTTGGTGCCGGCAAAACAGTGTGGACGGTAAACTATCAAGACGTTATCGCCATCGGCCATCTGTTTGCCACCGGCGAATTAGACGTTTCGCGCGTGGTGTCGCTGGCCGGCCCGCAAGTCAAACAGCCGCGCCTGTTGCGCACCGTTTTGGGCGCGAAAATCTCCGACCTGACGGCGGGCGAATTGAAAGACGGCGAAAACCGCGTGATCTCCGGCTCGGTGCTCAGCGGCGCTGCCGCCGTCGGAGCGCACGATTATCTGGGCCGCTACCACAACCAGATTTCGGTGATTGCCGAAGGCCGTGTCAAAGAGCTGTTCGGCTGGGTGGTGCCCAGTGCCGGCAAATACACGGTTACCCGCACCACTCTCGGCCATTTCTTAAAAAACAAGCTGTTTGATTTCACATCGGCCGTCAATGGCGGCAAACGTGCGATGGTGCCCATCGGCACCTACGAGCGCGTGATGCCGCTGGATATCCTGCCTACCCTGCTGCTGCGCGATTTGATTGTCGGCGATACCGACAGCGCACAGGCTTTGGGTTGTTTGGAGCTGGACGAGGAAGATTTGGCACTGTGCAGTTTCGTCTGCCCGGGCAAATACGAATACGGCACGCTGCTGCGCAATGTGCTGGATAAGATTGAGAAAGAAGGCTGA
- a CDS encoding cytochrome-c peroxidase produces MKHVLKKGGLALAVLLALAACQGEGQQGQASAPESAPAAASSVSAAAAPDNSNASPEDQELLKQAQSLFQPLPDEAEMQKAHPFTAEQVKLGRQLWYEPRLSRGNTVSCNSCHNLATAGVDNLPTSPGHKGTFGARNSPTALNAALLGSQFWDGRAATVEEQAGGPLLNPVEMANTDEASVEKKIAAIPEYRDMFKEVYAQTDGAVTFKNITEAIAAFERTLLTPTKWDDYLKGNINALNETERKGVRSFINNGCIACHKGVSLGGDSFQKFGLVKSPYWQFTGSKNQDEGRFEVTKSENDKFVFRVPGLRNVARTYPYFHDGSVWELDKAVSIMGEAQLGKQLPKEDVDAIVAFLNTLSGSVPESARTVPELPAHSALEGRPNNQ; encoded by the coding sequence ATGAAACATGTTCTCAAAAAAGGCGGGCTGGCGTTGGCTGTATTGCTGGCGCTTGCGGCCTGCCAGGGAGAAGGGCAGCAGGGGCAGGCTTCGGCACCGGAATCTGCTCCGGCTGCGGCTTCCTCAGTTTCCGCTGCCGCCGCGCCCGACAACAGCAACGCTTCGCCTGAAGACCAAGAGCTGTTAAAGCAGGCGCAGTCGCTGTTCCAACCGTTGCCCGATGAGGCGGAAATGCAGAAGGCACACCCGTTTACCGCAGAGCAGGTGAAGCTTGGCCGCCAGCTTTGGTATGAACCGCGTCTGTCGCGCGGCAACACGGTAAGCTGTAACTCTTGCCATAACCTGGCCACGGCAGGTGTGGACAATCTGCCAACTAGCCCCGGCCACAAAGGTACGTTTGGTGCGCGCAATTCTCCCACGGCTTTGAATGCCGCGCTGCTGGGCAGCCAGTTTTGGGACGGGCGTGCCGCCACAGTGGAAGAGCAGGCCGGCGGCCCGCTGCTCAATCCGGTGGAAATGGCCAATACCGATGAAGCATCGGTCGAGAAAAAAATTGCCGCAATTCCCGAATACCGCGATATGTTTAAAGAAGTTTATGCGCAAACAGACGGCGCGGTAACGTTTAAAAACATCACAGAAGCCATTGCCGCTTTCGAGCGTACGCTGCTTACGCCTACCAAATGGGACGATTATCTCAAAGGCAATATCAACGCACTTAACGAAACCGAGCGCAAGGGTGTGCGTTCGTTTATCAATAACGGCTGTATCGCCTGCCATAAAGGTGTGTCGCTGGGCGGCGATTCGTTCCAGAAATTCGGCCTGGTTAAGAGCCCGTATTGGCAGTTTACCGGCAGCAAAAACCAAGATGAAGGCCGCTTTGAAGTAACCAAGTCAGAAAACGACAAATTCGTGTTCCGCGTTCCCGGCCTGCGCAATGTTGCCCGCACCTATCCTTATTTCCACGATGGCAGCGTGTGGGAGTTGGATAAAGCAGTCAGCATCATGGGCGAAGCACAACTGGGTAAACAACTTCCAAAAGAAGATGTTGATGCCATTGTGGCGTTTTTGAACACCCTGTCCGGATCGGTGCCCGAGTCTGCCCGCACCGTGCCCGAGCTGCCTGCACACAGCGCGCTGGAAGGCCGTCCGAACAACCAATAA
- a CDS encoding tyrosine-type recombinase/integrase: protein MFPEQFANHCNLYLNTLAQQGKSPHTVAAYRRDLIQLQKLLPPDAGGETLHRRYFVAALKKLSQLGAHQRSIARKLSVWRQYCGWLEQQGLLAADPTEGLKAPRQPERLPKAVEQETLNTLLDNGCGEGLLSVRDHALFELMYGSGLRVAEVHGLDMQDILLEEGWVGVTGKGGKQRRVPLGSKSIEAVRAYLPQRAAAGGETALFTGRTGRRLSIRQIQNRLRDWALRHGSPQHISPHMLRHSFASHLLQSAQDIRAVQELLGHSRLSTTQIYTKLDFDHLAKVYDGAHPRAKRKLNKA from the coding sequence ATGTTTCCCGAACAGTTTGCCAATCATTGCAATCTTTATTTAAATACGCTGGCGCAGCAGGGGAAGTCGCCGCACACCGTGGCTGCCTACCGCCGCGACCTGATACAGCTTCAAAAACTGCTGCCGCCCGATGCAGGCGGTGAAACCCTGCACCGCCGCTATTTTGTTGCGGCTTTGAAAAAACTGTCGCAACTGGGCGCACACCAGCGCAGCATAGCGCGCAAACTGTCGGTTTGGCGGCAGTATTGCGGCTGGTTGGAGCAGCAGGGTTTGCTGGCGGCAGACCCCACAGAAGGTTTGAAAGCCCCCCGGCAGCCGGAGCGTCTGCCTAAGGCGGTCGAGCAGGAAACGCTCAACACCCTGCTCGACAACGGTTGCGGCGAGGGGCTGTTAAGCGTGCGCGATCATGCTTTGTTCGAGCTGATGTATGGTAGCGGCCTGCGCGTGGCCGAGGTGCACGGATTGGATATGCAGGATATTCTGCTGGAAGAGGGCTGGGTGGGGGTAACCGGGAAGGGCGGCAAACAGCGCCGCGTGCCTTTGGGCAGTAAAAGTATCGAAGCCGTTCGGGCATATCTGCCGCAGCGGGCGGCAGCAGGCGGCGAAACCGCGCTGTTTACCGGCAGAACAGGCCGCCGCCTGAGCATACGCCAGATTCAAAACCGCCTGCGCGATTGGGCGTTGCGCCACGGCAGCCCGCAGCATATTTCGCCGCATATGTTGCGCCACAGTTTCGCCAGCCATCTGCTGCAGTCGGCACAGGATATCCGCGCAGTACAGGAACTGCTCGGCCACAGCCGCTTATCGACCACGCAAATCTACACCAAACTCGATTTCGATCATTTGGCCAAAGTTTACGATGGCGCGCATCCGAGGGCGAAGCGTAAATTAAATAAAGCGTGA
- the ndk gene encoding nucleoside-diphosphate kinase — protein sequence MAIERTISIIKPDAVAKDVIGQIYSRFENNGLRIIAAKMKHLSTKEAQDFYAVHKDRPFFADLVAFMTGGPVMIQVLEGENAVVKNRELMGATNPKEAAAGTIRADFAESIDANAVHGSDSLENAAKEIAYFFSESEICTR from the coding sequence ATGGCTATCGAACGTACCATTTCCATCATCAAACCCGATGCAGTTGCCAAAGATGTGATCGGCCAAATCTACAGCCGTTTTGAAAACAACGGCCTGCGCATCATTGCCGCCAAAATGAAACACTTGAGTACCAAAGAAGCCCAAGATTTCTACGCTGTGCATAAAGACCGCCCGTTCTTTGCCGACCTGGTTGCCTTCATGACCGGCGGCCCCGTGATGATTCAGGTGCTCGAAGGTGAAAACGCCGTAGTTAAAAACCGCGAACTGATGGGCGCCACCAACCCGAAAGAAGCAGCAGCCGGCACCATCCGTGCCGATTTCGCCGAATCTATCGATGCCAATGCCGTGCACGGTTCCGACAGCCTGGAAAACGCCGCTAAAGAAATTGCCTATTTCTTCAGCGAAAGCGAAATCTGCACCCGCTAA
- the rlmN gene encoding 23S rRNA (adenine(2503)-C(2))-methyltransferase RlmN translates to MKTNLLNFDLNGLTEHFAKMGEKPFRAKQVMRWIHQAGAAGFDDMTDLAKSLRIKLQEQAEVVVPALMAAQESSDGTRKWLLDVGTGNGVETVFIPEADRGTLCVSSQVGCALECTFCSTGRQGFNRNLSTAEIIGQLWWANKAMGITPKNERVISNVVMMGMGEPLANFDNVITALGIMLDDHGYGLSRRRVTVSTSGMVPQMDRLRDVMPVALAVSLHASNDAVRNEIVPLNKKYPLKELMAACSRYLDKAPRDFITFEYVMLDGINDKAQHARELIELVRNVPCKFNLIPFNPFPNSGYERSSNENIRVFRDILQQAGFVVTVRKTRGDDIDAACGQLAGQVKDKTRRREKWQQITIQSKGILRG, encoded by the coding sequence ATGAAAACCAATCTGCTGAATTTCGATTTAAACGGGCTGACCGAACATTTCGCAAAAATGGGCGAGAAGCCTTTCCGTGCCAAACAGGTGATGCGCTGGATACATCAGGCCGGCGCTGCCGGTTTTGATGACATGACCGACCTGGCGAAATCTTTACGCATCAAGCTGCAAGAGCAGGCCGAAGTGGTCGTACCTGCTTTAATGGCCGCTCAAGAATCTTCAGACGGCACCCGGAAATGGCTGCTTGATGTGGGAACCGGCAACGGTGTGGAAACTGTGTTTATTCCCGAAGCCGACCGCGGCACTTTGTGTGTTTCATCGCAAGTAGGCTGTGCATTGGAATGCACGTTTTGTTCAACCGGCAGGCAGGGGTTCAACCGCAACCTGAGTACCGCCGAAATCATCGGCCAATTGTGGTGGGCAAACAAAGCCATGGGCATCACCCCGAAAAATGAGCGGGTGATTTCGAATGTGGTGATGATGGGGATGGGCGAGCCTTTGGCCAATTTCGACAACGTAATTACCGCATTGGGCATTATGCTGGACGACCACGGCTACGGATTGTCGCGCCGGAGGGTAACGGTATCTACTTCAGGCATGGTGCCGCAGATGGACAGATTGCGCGATGTGATGCCGGTGGCGCTGGCCGTGTCGCTGCACGCCTCCAACGATGCTGTGCGCAACGAAATTGTGCCTCTGAATAAAAAATACCCGTTAAAAGAATTGATGGCAGCCTGCAGCCGCTATCTTGATAAGGCTCCGCGCGATTTCATTACGTTTGAATATGTGATGCTCGATGGTATTAACGACAAGGCACAGCATGCAAGGGAGTTAATCGAACTGGTACGCAACGTGCCGTGCAAATTCAACCTGATACCGTTCAACCCGTTTCCGAATTCGGGTTACGAGCGTTCGAGCAACGAAAACATCCGCGTATTTCGCGATATCCTGCAACAGGCAGGGTTTGTAGTTACCGTGCGCAAAACCCGCGGCGACGATATCGATGCCGCCTGCGGGCAGCTTGCCGGCCAAGTGAAGGATAAAACGCGCCGCCGGGAAAAATGGCAGCAGATTACCATACAATCTAAGGGAATTTTAAGGGGCTAG
- a CDS encoding major capsid protein translates to MKAMNIARKYGAKTAVAVPMGVLPALAMAEVPEAITTALSTARSDALQVGGIVLGIIAVIFALMPGCAVLPK, encoded by the coding sequence ATGAAAGCAATGAATATTGCCCGTAAATATGGCGCAAAAACTGCCGTTGCCGTGCCAATGGGTGTTTTGCCCGCTTTGGCAATGGCCGAAGTTCCCGAAGCCATTACTACGGCTCTCTCTACTGCCCGTTCAGATGCCTTGCAGGTTGGCGGTATCGTTTTGGGCATCATCGCTGTGATTTTTGCCCTGATGCCGGGCTGTGCCGTTTTGCCGAAATGA
- a CDS encoding transposase: MQRSKTDKQDAKLIARYCKAMNPEAWQPQPSEQRHLQELTRYLSRLKRLRAAEQNKRQTAPGYLKGHIQQTIENLTSQIQQVKADLQAFYSSNPRYSENRQRLKTITGIGENTAAVLLSTITSRFDTAAQLAAYFGLGPKRHQPGTSVNGKERISKVGKSDLRAALYMPASAAYRMNAFPAFIGRLKAGKKPPKLIIVAIMRKLLTIAFHILKNQTEYDKTRYGLTA; the protein is encoded by the coding sequence TTGCAAAGAAGCAAAACCGACAAACAAGACGCAAAACTCATCGCACGATACTGCAAGGCCATGAATCCCGAAGCATGGCAGCCGCAGCCGTCCGAACAAAGACACCTGCAGGAACTGACACGCTACCTATCGAGACTGAAGCGTTTGCGCGCCGCCGAACAAAACAAACGTCAAACCGCCCCCGGTTACCTGAAAGGCCATATACAGCAAACGATTGAGAATCTGACCAGCCAAATACAACAGGTAAAGGCAGATTTGCAGGCGTTCTATTCATCAAACCCGCGATACAGCGAAAACCGCCAACGCCTGAAAACCATAACGGGCATAGGCGAAAACACCGCCGCCGTTTTGCTCTCGACCATAACATCACGCTTTGATACCGCTGCCCAACTGGCCGCCTATTTCGGTTTGGGTCCAAAACGGCATCAGCCGGGAACAAGCGTAAACGGCAAAGAACGGATTTCAAAGGTAGGCAAGTCCGACTTAAGGGCAGCCCTATACATGCCCGCATCGGCCGCCTACCGCATGAACGCCTTTCCCGCCTTTATCGGCCGTCTGAAAGCCGGGAAAAAACCGCCGAAACTCATCATTGTTGCAATTATGCGAAAGCTCTTGACTATCGCTTTCCACATTTTGAAAAACCAAACGGAATACGACAAAACCCGTTACGGATTAACAGCATAA
- a CDS encoding zonular occludens toxin domain-containing protein, with protein MAIEHQELSDGQIKEQGLQDFLPYGPLVIIDEAQRLMGTRSAASKVPEFIEKLALHRHHGLDIVLIT; from the coding sequence TTGGCCATAGAACATCAGGAGCTTTCAGACGGCCAAATCAAAGAGCAAGGATTACAAGACTTTCTGCCCTACGGCCCGCTCGTTATCATAGACGAAGCGCAAAGATTAATGGGAACCCGCTCGGCTGCTTCAAAAGTTCCTGAGTTCATCGAAAAGCTGGCGCTTCACCGTCATCACGGCCTTGATATCGTGCTGATAACGTAA
- the zapE gene encoding cell division protein ZapE, producing the protein MNNNENRFVPPDFGNHSPLTWYQAASEQPAFIRNAAQAKAIEYLDRLWTELMMFKRKRNRFLGRSLRSPQLPKGLYFYGGVGRGKSFLMDVFYGCLPYRRKRRVHFHAFMAEVHRRMKALKSETNPLKAVAAEIAGETRVLCFDEFHVSDIADAMILGRLLESLFEGGVVLVATSNYAPSELYPQGQNRSSFLPTIELIESKLTVLNVDGGEDYRLRTLKPAEVFYVPDNGENEGRLASLFAQVAHGKTKNPRPITINGRELMCNAQDGKAIWFDFRALCFRPRSQADYLYLAERYEMVFVSGIEKLSEAEKAEARRLTWLIDVLYDFRVKFCATSEVPAEEIYVEGDFAHEFVRTVSRMVEMQSEEYLALPHLTLGKKNAGI; encoded by the coding sequence ATGAACAATAACGAAAACCGCTTTGTTCCGCCCGACTTCGGCAACCACAGCCCGCTCACCTGGTATCAGGCCGCCTCGGAGCAGCCCGCGTTTATCCGTAATGCAGCCCAAGCCAAAGCCATCGAATATCTCGACCGGTTGTGGACCGAATTAATGATGTTCAAACGCAAACGCAACCGTTTTTTGGGCCGCAGCCTGCGCTCGCCGCAACTGCCCAAGGGGCTGTATTTTTATGGCGGAGTGGGGCGCGGTAAGAGCTTTCTGATGGATGTGTTTTACGGCTGCCTGCCTTACCGCCGCAAACGCCGCGTACACTTCCACGCCTTTATGGCCGAAGTGCACCGGCGTATGAAAGCCTTGAAAAGCGAAACGAACCCGCTCAAAGCTGTGGCTGCGGAAATTGCCGGAGAAACCCGTGTGTTGTGTTTCGATGAATTTCACGTCAGCGATATTGCCGATGCCATGATTTTGGGGCGTTTGCTGGAAAGTCTGTTTGAAGGCGGCGTGGTGTTGGTGGCAACCTCCAACTACGCACCTTCCGAACTTTATCCGCAAGGGCAAAACCGTAGCAGCTTTCTGCCCACTATTGAGCTGATTGAAAGCAAACTCACGGTTCTCAATGTGGACGGCGGCGAAGACTACCGCCTGCGCACTTTAAAACCCGCCGAGGTGTTTTATGTGCCCGACAACGGAGAAAACGAAGGCAGGCTGGCCTCGTTGTTTGCCCAGGTGGCGCACGGAAAAACCAAAAATCCCCGCCCGATTACCATAAACGGGCGCGAACTGATGTGTAACGCGCAAGACGGCAAAGCCATCTGGTTCGACTTCCGTGCCCTGTGTTTCAGGCCCCGCTCGCAGGCCGATTATCTTTATTTGGCCGAACGCTACGAAATGGTGTTTGTGTCGGGCATCGAAAAGCTGAGCGAAGCCGAAAAAGCAGAGGCACGCCGCCTCACTTGGCTGATAGACGTGTTATACGACTTCCGCGTTAAATTTTGCGCTACCAGCGAAGTTCCCGCCGAAGAGATCTATGTGGAAGGCGACTTCGCCCATGAATTCGTGCGCACTGTCAGCCGTATGGTGGAAATGCAGTCGGAAGAATATCTGGCGCTGCCCCATTTAACGCTCGGCAAAAAAAATGCCGGTATTTAA
- a CDS encoding replication initiation factor domain-containing protein: protein MISQDKAKKAREAVFGGGGFATRQRRLHAPVWRPPYLTGGGAETAAAVSAEQEAFEKYTHFLTDSKGRLLEIPLRRGKADSAFIDQISFSIHEDTLSLLAGYPLVSDDEYIVRASMALNDIFGFGITEKAKHTGGRFYDSCWLMGTDNAQYGRVHFGGQNNTMLIELTATGCNAASDGWESRLYRFITQAVRPKITRIDIAKDFFNGEYTPEQAKADRLAGKFTNHRMMPDGESVGTDWESNNGKGKTYYVGSRESSKYVRVYEKGKQLGDKQSPWVRFEIEFKAKDIVIPFEVLTVPGEYFGGAYPICSQFQEKAQRIETVKKVLDLTFERCIEVARNQVGRAINAAKSMFPNKQPAEILAMFEPEHDLLPKRLSMENYAAKFNHAPAVHEDEGRLKPGESAQMLVEMALEQKRKMTKLISDKHEEDYLAWAYHQYSGKF, encoded by the coding sequence ATGATTAGCCAAGACAAAGCAAAAAAAGCGCGTGAAGCCGTATTTGGTGGCGGCGGCTTTGCGACGCGCCAAAGGCGGCTTCATGCGCCGGTATGGCGCCCCCCTTATCTAACAGGGGGGGGAGCAGAAACGGCAGCGGCCGTAAGCGCGGAGCAGGAAGCGTTTGAAAAATACACCCACTTTCTGACCGATTCCAAAGGCCGTCTGCTGGAAATTCCGTTAAGACGCGGTAAGGCAGATTCTGCCTTTATCGACCAAATCAGTTTTTCAATCCACGAAGATACTTTGTCGCTGCTGGCCGGTTATCCGCTCGTTTCCGATGATGAATATATTGTCCGTGCATCAATGGCGTTAAACGATATTTTCGGCTTCGGCATTACCGAAAAAGCCAAACATACGGGTGGGCGTTTCTATGATTCCTGCTGGCTGATGGGAACCGATAACGCCCAATACGGGCGCGTCCACTTCGGCGGCCAAAACAACACCATGCTGATAGAGCTTACCGCCACCGGCTGCAATGCCGCTTCAGACGGCTGGGAATCCCGCCTTTACCGGTTCATCACCCAAGCCGTTCGCCCGAAGATTACCCGCATCGATATTGCCAAAGACTTTTTCAACGGCGAATACACGCCCGAACAGGCCAAAGCCGACCGGCTGGCGGGCAAGTTCACCAATCACCGCATGATGCCCGATGGCGAATCGGTCGGTACCGATTGGGAATCCAACAACGGCAAGGGCAAAACCTACTATGTCGGCTCGCGCGAATCGTCCAAATACGTTCGCGTGTATGAAAAAGGCAAACAGTTGGGCGACAAACAAAGCCCGTGGGTGCGTTTTGAAATCGAATTCAAAGCCAAAGATATTGTTATTCCCTTTGAAGTGCTGACCGTGCCGGGCGAATACTTCGGCGGGGCCTATCCCATTTGTTCACAGTTTCAAGAGAAAGCCCAACGGATTGAAACCGTTAAAAAGGTACTCGATCTGACTTTCGAACGCTGTATTGAAGTCGCCCGAAACCAAGTCGGGCGCGCTATCAATGCCGCCAAATCCATGTTTCCGAACAAACAGCCTGCCGAAATACTGGCTATGTTCGAACCCGAACACGATTTATTGCCCAAGCGTTTGAGTATGGAAAACTACGCGGCCAAATTCAATCACGCACCCGCCGTTCATGAAGATGAAGGCCGTCTGAAACCGGGTGAATCCGCCCAAATGCTGGTTGAAATGGCATTGGAACAGAAACGCAAAATGACCAAGCTGATTTCAGACAAGCACGAAGAAGATTATTTGGCTTGGGCGTATCACCAATATTCCGGCAAGTTTTAA
- a CDS encoding DUF2523 family protein yields the protein MPAFLIPALGLTFVTYGGYMVGLNWLKEYIVTHFENMPSAVFRLVIMAGFGHALGIIFWAYVFNITMAGINKLSFMPSGGNGK from the coding sequence ATGCCTGCATTCCTTATTCCCGCGCTCGGCTTAACTTTCGTAACCTACGGCGGCTATATGGTCGGATTGAACTGGCTGAAAGAATACATCGTTACCCATTTTGAAAACATGCCCTCCGCCGTATTCCGGCTTGTCATCATGGCAGGTTTCGGTCATGCACTCGGTATCATTTTTTGGGCTTATGTGTTCAATATCACAATGGCAGGCATAAACAAACTTTCCTTCATGCCTAGTGGCGGGAATGGTAAATGA